A genome region from Brassica oleracea var. oleracea cultivar TO1000 chromosome C2, BOL, whole genome shotgun sequence includes the following:
- the LOC106327876 gene encoding uncharacterized protein LOC106327876: protein MFFRDVSFSPHEAELRFRLIHFWEARNLNTKELIGQEMLLIDEEGTVIQGFITAGQVGMYKLTSGSVYKLSNFFGSRSKVQFRVADHRATISFSWNSDLKVLENHPVPILEDRFRFHSYEEFHANCDRRVDLYDYVGHMKLVNGQTITDHTALDEVDIAEKRHLCVHVQTHDGPVMKLYLWDNAASEFCQKFISYGRTPTVLLVTTVNPKHLGGTLALASMASSRVFMDTDVQPTKDYLAWLSYNLDIANKITAEVVTKPEPVTLEELYSYIKQETTKVAWFECTATIDDIVQSSSWYYISCGGCNSKAIKGPTSLICNNKKCVKREVTGVPQYLTKIDVYDKSEQAVFAILGDVGKELTGKHASELVAKCFESNEGLGADHPVPVPQALLDTIGHTHKFIVKVSDHNLTGKTQTITVTKILPPEAPLAIAHLEEGTTPAVSDDVLKGVGDEPGPSTSFEHSAGDRVRKSSERLESLEAKRSKSG, encoded by the exons ATGTTCTTCAGAGATGTTTCATTCAGCCCACACGAAGCGGAGCTGAGGTTTCGTCTGATTCACTTTTGGGAGGCTCGAAATCTAAACACGAAAGAACTCATCGGACAGGAGATGCTTCTTATTGACGAAGAG GGAACTGTCATCCAAGGTTTTATTACAGCAGGACAGGTTGGGATGTATAAGCTGACATCAGGTTCTGTTTATAAACTGAGTAACTTCTTCGGATCCAGAAGCAAAGTCCAGTTTCGGGTTGCTGATCATAGGGCCACCATTTCGTTCTCTTGGAACTCTGATTTGAAAGTTCTCGAGAACCATCCGGTCCCAATTCTCGAAGACAGGTTCAGGTTCCATAGCTACGAGGAGTTTCATGCCAACTGCGACCGCAGAGTTGATCTTTATG ATTATGTTGGCCACATGAAACTGGTGAATGGGCAGACTATCACTGACCACACTGCTCTTGATGAAGTTGACATAGCAGAGAAGCGGCATCTGTGTGTTCATGTACAAACACATGA CGGACCAGTGATGAAGCTCTATCTATGGGACAATGCTGCATCCGAGTTCTGCCAGAAGTTCATATCATATGGACGGACTCCAACCGTTCTTTTGGTCACCACAGTAAACCCTAAACATCTTGGAG GAACCCTTGCTCTTGCTTCTATGGCATCATCTAGAGTGTTTATGGATACTGATGTCCAGCCTACCAAGGATTATCTTGCATG GCTGAGCTATAACTTGGACATTGCTAATAAGATTACGGCAGAGGTTGTCACTAAGCCTGAGCCAGTAACACTAGAGGAACTATACTCTTACATCAAGCAGGAGACTACTAAG GTTGCTTGGTTTGAGTGCACAGCAACTATAGATGATATTGTCCAGAGTTCTTCTTGGTATTATATTTCTTGTGGTGGGTGTAATAGTAAGGCAATCAAAGGGCCTACTTCACTGATTTGCAACAATAAGAAGTGTGTGAAAAGGGAGGTCACAGGCGTTCCTCA ATATCTCACGAAGATTGATGTTTATGACAAGAGTGAACAAGCAGTTTTTGCCATTCTTGGTGATGTTGGTAAAGAGTTGACTGGGAAGCATGCATCCGAATTGGTTGCCAAATGTTTTGAG TCAAATGAGGGATTAGGAGCTGACCATCCCGTGCCGGTACCACAAGCTTTACTTGATACGATAGGGCACACACACAAGTTCATTGTCAAAGTCTCAGATCATAATCTAACAGGCAAGACTCAAACCATAACTGTCACAAAGATACTTCCACCAGAAGCTCCACTTGCTATAGCACACTTGGAAGAAGGCACTACTCCAGCAGTGTCCGATGATGTTTTGAAGGGTGTAGGTGATGAACCTGGTCCTTCTACAAGCTTTGAGCATTCCGCTGGTGATAGGGTTAGAAAATCCTCTGAGAGGCTTGAATCACTTGAAGCAAAGCGTTCCAAGAGTGGCTAA
- the LOC106326611 gene encoding stigma-specific STIG1-like protein 2 — MAQFMKLLVTIALTMAITVAITTTTTTNATTTKFALEYPLKDHTPPGAVKVRPSRFLAEKVDNGHGPKARNPNAADHCHKEPEICSRSYYSTGANSTMACCNNKCMDLSTDDKNCGACKNKCKFGQTCCRGQCVYVAYDKRHCGECNHRCELGEFCVYGLCNYA; from the coding sequence ATGGCGCAATTCATGAAGCTACTCGTGACAATTGCATTAACAATGGCAATCACAGTCGCCATCACCACCACCACAACCACCAACGCCACAACCACAAAATTTGCTCTCGAATATCCTCTTAAGGACCACACACCACCAGGAGCGGTTAAGGTTAGACCGAGTCGGTTCTTGGCAGAAAAAGTCGACAACGGTCATGGACCTAAAGCACGTAACCCAAATGCAGCTGACCATTGCCACAAGGAGCCAGAGATCTGCAGCCGCAGCTATTACAGCACCGGAGCAAACTCTACGATGGCTTGTTGTAACAACAAATGTATGGATTTATCAACCGACGACAAAAACTGCGGTGCGTGTAAGAACAAATGCAAGTTTGGGCAAACATGTTGTCGCGGTCAGTGCGTTTACGTGGCTTACGATAAACGCCACTGCGGTGAGTGTAACCATCGTTGCGAACTAGGCGAGTTCTGCGTCTACGGTCTTTGTAACTACGCGTGA